The genomic window CTATGGCAACTGTTCCCTTCATGAGAGGAGCAAAGCGGTTCGGGCGGGCATTGCGGTAGTCGAACCGGTACTCCCGTCGCATCCCGTTTCGTCTTGATGTCCTACGACTTGATGTTCTCTTCATAGTCTTTTCGCTCTTTCCTTGTCGCCCTTCGCGCACTGAAGATTCTAACCGATTCGCCTTTTGACGTAAAGCACACGACTAGCAAACGCTCCTTGGTCGAGCGCCCAATGATGATCTCGCGCTGCTCTTCGATTGAGTGGTCTTCATCGTCAAATATCCGGGCCAGGGAATCGCCAAACACGGTGAGCGCCTCCTGAAAAGATACCCCGTGCTGGGAAAGGTTCGCCGCAGCTTTCCGTCGATCCCATTCGAACTTTAGACTCATCGTGAGGAAAGCACCCTAACATGCTCAAAGTGTATCAGTCCATGCGAAAGCGTGGCTAGCAAGTAGCTACTCGATGGCTAGAATCCTCTTTACTTTTGTCGCCACGTCCTCCGCTCCCATAAGATCGCTGATAATCGCCGCCGCATCAGCACCAGCTTTCCAAACTTCAGCAACATTTCCTTCGTTAATTCCGCCGATCGCCACAACGGGAATTTTCACCGCCTGTTTAATATCTCGCAGCATTTCCAACCCGCGGGCGGCGTAGCCGGTGTCTTTGGTCGTGCTGCCGAAGATGGGGCCGAAGCCGATGTAGTCGGCGCCGCCGGCTTCGGCTTCGCGCACCTGCGCGAGATCGTGGGTGGAGATACCGATAATCTTTTCGCGGCCAAGAACCTTTCGCGCGGCGGCGAGCGGCAGGTCGTCTTGACCGAGGTGCGCGCCGTCGGCGTTGCAGGCTAGCGCGATGTCGGCGCGGTCGTTGACGATGAAGAGGGCGCCGGCTTCGCGCGTGAGTTGACGCGCTTCTTTTGCCAGATCGAAGAATTTGCCGGAAGGCAACTCTTTCGCGCGGAGCTGGACGAGCTTGACGCCGCCCCTGAGAAGCTGGCGGAGGATCGCGATTGGAGAACGGTCTTTACAGAAGCTTGTGTCGAGAATGGCGTAGAGAGGGTAGGGAAGTGGTCTGTCAGTCATTATCTTTTTTGACCGCGATCTTTAAGTCAGTGATCTTTTTGCGCAGCGTGTTGCGATTGATCCCCAGAATCTCCGCGGCCTTGATCTGGTTACCGCCGGTTTTTCTGAGCGTCAGCTCGATCAGCGGACGCTCGACTCTTTCGATCACGAGATTATAGAGGTTGTCCACGTCCACGCCCTTCATTCTTTGGAAATAGTCTTCCAGCTTATGATGGATCAGCTCTTCGAGCGAGAGCTGGTCCACGCCGGGCGGAGATTCGTCGCGCTGTTGCTGCAGCGAAAAATCTTTGG from Candidatus Binatia bacterium includes these protein-coding regions:
- a CDS encoding BrnT family toxin, whose amino-acid sequence is MSLKFEWDRRKAAANLSQHGVSFQEALTVFGDSLARIFDDEDHSIEEQREIIIGRSTKERLLVVCFTSKGESVRIFSARRATRKERKDYEENIKS
- the thiE gene encoding thiamine phosphate synthase, whose translation is MTDRPLPYPLYAILDTSFCKDRSPIAILRQLLRGGVKLVQLRAKELPSGKFFDLAKEARQLTREAGALFIVNDRADIALACNADGAHLGQDDLPLAAARKVLGREKIIGISTHDLAQVREAEAGGADYIGFGPIFGSTTKDTGYAARGLEMLRDIKQAVKIPVVAIGGINEGNVAEVWKAGADAAAIISDLMGAEDVATKVKRILAIE